The following coding sequences are from one Verrucosispora sp. WMMD573 window:
- the thrS gene encoding threonine--tRNA ligase, whose product MSAPRTPAVADPVVVAAGTTAADAVAAAGLPTNGPRAIVVVRDPHGVLRDLDWRPAEETAVEPVALDSPDGLNVLRHSTAHVLAQAVQDIYPQAKLGIGPPIDNGFYYDFAVDKPFQPDDLAKLEKRMQEIIKSGQRFRRRRFDSLDEAKTELAAEPFKLELIDVKGEGLDSSEVMEVGGGELTIYDNLAADEDKVCWSDLCRGPHLPNTRLIGAFKLMRSAAAYWRGSEKNPQLQRVYGTAWPTRDGLKAYLKLLEEAARRDHRKLGADLDLFSFPDEIGSGLAVFHPKGGIIRRELEDYSRRRHEEAGYEFVNSPHITKAQLFETSGHLPYYADTMFPPMQLEGAEYYLKAMNCPMHNLIFRSRGRSYRELPLRLFEFGTVYRYEKSGVVHGLTRVRGLTQDDSHIYCTREQMPGELTTLLSFVLDLLRDYGLDDFYLELSTRDDSPKFIGSDHDWAEATEALRTAAETSGLDLVPDPGGAAFYGPKISVQAKDAIGRTWQMSTIQVDFNQPERFGLEYQAADGTRQRPVMIHRALFGSIERFFGVLTEHYAGAFPAWLAPVQVVGIPIRADHADHLHGFVAALRAEGIRAQVDAGDERMQKKIRTAQQQKIPFMVIAGDDDVAAGTVSFRYRDGSQRNGVPLAEAVTHVLDVVTSRTNTGPSAEM is encoded by the coding sequence GTGTCCGCACCCCGTACCCCCGCCGTGGCCGACCCCGTCGTCGTCGCCGCCGGGACCACGGCGGCCGACGCGGTGGCCGCGGCCGGGCTGCCCACCAACGGCCCCCGGGCGATCGTGGTGGTCCGCGACCCGCACGGCGTGCTGCGCGACCTGGACTGGCGACCGGCCGAGGAGACGGCCGTCGAGCCGGTCGCGCTCGACTCCCCGGACGGGCTGAACGTGCTGCGCCACTCCACGGCCCATGTGCTGGCCCAGGCCGTGCAGGACATCTACCCCCAGGCGAAGCTCGGCATCGGCCCGCCGATCGACAACGGCTTCTACTACGACTTCGCGGTGGACAAGCCGTTCCAGCCCGATGACCTGGCCAAGCTCGAAAAGCGGATGCAGGAGATCATCAAGTCGGGGCAGCGGTTCCGACGTCGCCGCTTCGACAGCCTGGACGAGGCGAAGACCGAGCTGGCGGCCGAGCCCTTCAAGCTGGAGCTGATCGACGTCAAGGGCGAAGGGCTGGACTCCTCCGAGGTGATGGAGGTCGGTGGGGGCGAGCTGACCATCTACGACAACCTCGCCGCCGACGAGGACAAGGTCTGCTGGTCGGACCTGTGCCGGGGGCCGCACCTGCCCAACACCCGGCTGATCGGGGCGTTCAAGCTGATGCGTTCGGCCGCCGCGTACTGGCGTGGGTCGGAGAAGAACCCGCAGTTGCAGCGGGTGTACGGCACCGCCTGGCCGACCCGCGACGGGCTGAAGGCGTACCTGAAGCTGCTGGAGGAGGCCGCCCGGCGCGACCACCGCAAGCTCGGCGCGGACCTGGACCTGTTCAGCTTCCCCGACGAGATCGGTTCGGGCCTCGCGGTCTTCCACCCCAAGGGCGGCATCATCCGCCGGGAACTGGAGGACTACTCGCGTCGGCGGCACGAGGAGGCCGGGTACGAGTTCGTCAACAGTCCGCACATCACCAAGGCGCAGCTCTTCGAGACCTCGGGCCACCTGCCGTACTACGCCGACACGATGTTCCCGCCCATGCAGTTGGAGGGAGCGGAGTACTACCTCAAGGCGATGAACTGCCCGATGCACAACCTGATCTTCCGTTCGCGCGGACGGTCCTACCGCGAACTGCCGCTGCGGCTGTTCGAGTTCGGCACCGTCTACCGGTACGAGAAGTCGGGTGTGGTGCACGGCCTGACCCGGGTGCGGGGCCTGACCCAGGACGACTCGCACATCTACTGCACCCGGGAGCAGATGCCCGGCGAGCTGACCACCCTGCTGTCGTTCGTGCTGGACCTGCTGCGCGACTACGGCCTGGACGACTTCTACCTGGAGCTGTCCACCCGCGACGACTCGCCGAAGTTCATCGGCTCGGACCACGACTGGGCCGAGGCCACCGAGGCACTGCGCACCGCCGCCGAGACCTCCGGCCTGGACCTGGTGCCGGATCCGGGCGGCGCCGCCTTCTACGGCCCCAAGATCTCCGTGCAGGCCAAGGACGCCATCGGCCGGACCTGGCAGATGTCCACCATCCAGGTCGACTTCAACCAGCCGGAGCGGTTCGGCCTGGAGTACCAGGCCGCCGACGGCACCCGGCAGCGGCCCGTCATGATCCACCGAGCGCTCTTCGGTTCGATCGAACGGTTCTTCGGCGTGCTCACCGAGCACTACGCGGGGGCGTTCCCGGCCTGGCTGGCCCCGGTGCAGGTGGTCGGTATCCCGATCCGCGCCGACCACGCCGACCACCTGCACGGCTTCGTCGCCGCGTTGCGTGCCGAGGGCATCCGCGCCCAGGTCGACGCCGGTGACGAGCGGATGCAGAAGAAGATCCGCACCGCGCAGCAGCAGAAGATCCCCTTCATGGTGATCGCCGGCGACGACGACGTGGCCGCCGGCACCGTCTCGTTCCGCTACCGGGACGGGTCCCAGCGCAACGGGGTTCCGCTGGCCGAGGCGGTCACCCACGTCCTCGACGTGGTCACCTCCCGGACCAACACCGGCCCCTCCGCCGAGATGTGA
- a CDS encoding HIT domain-containing protein — translation MADGLDRLWTPHRMTYISGEDRPEGGYERPSGCPFCLAPARPPEESLVVARGGHVFVVLNLYPYNPGHLLVCPYRHVADYTDLDGPETAELASYTQTAMRVIRKVSSAHGFNLGMNQGGVAGAGIAAHLHQHVVPRWGGDANFMPVIGRTKVLPQLLGDTRDLLARAWPS, via the coding sequence ATGGCCGACGGGCTGGACCGGCTCTGGACGCCCCACCGGATGACGTACATCTCCGGCGAGGACCGACCCGAGGGTGGCTACGAGCGACCCTCCGGGTGCCCGTTCTGCCTGGCTCCGGCCCGGCCGCCGGAGGAGAGCCTGGTCGTGGCGCGCGGGGGCCACGTATTCGTGGTGCTCAACCTGTACCCGTACAACCCGGGGCACCTGCTGGTCTGCCCGTACCGGCACGTGGCCGACTACACCGACCTGGACGGGCCGGAGACCGCCGAGTTGGCCTCGTACACCCAGACCGCGATGCGGGTGATCCGCAAGGTGAGCAGTGCCCACGGTTTCAACCTGGGCATGAACCAGGGTGGGGTGGCCGGCGCCGGCATCGCCGCCCACCTGCACCAGCACGTGGTACCGCGGTGGGGTGGTGACGCCAACTTCATGCCGGTGATCGGGCGTACCAAGGTCCTGCCGCAGCTGCTGGGCGACACCCGCGACCTGCTCGCCCGCGCCTGGCCCTCCTGA
- a CDS encoding aldo/keto reductase produces the protein MVESTRTLGRSGIEVSALGMGCWAIAGPWAEGRMPLGWGAVDDEESVRAVRRALDLGVTLFDTADSYGAGHGERVLGRALAGRRDTAVIATKWGYTFDERTRQAIGPDASPAHLRRAVRESLRRLGTDRIDLYQLHLADLPVPQAHELIGALEELVADGLVRAYGWSTDRADRAAAFGHDAPHAAAVQHSLSVLRDAPDLLAVCEKYDLASVNRGPLGMGLLTGKYRPESVLPRDDVRGMTSGWLEWFRGGRPAPEWLRRVHSVRAALTADGRTLAQGALGWIWARSDRAVPIPGCRTVAQVEENAAALALGPLAPDHFAEVERRLAAVRSAALREADRPYWPSPMLPTARP, from the coding sequence GTGGTGGAGTCGACGCGGACGCTGGGCCGCAGCGGCATCGAGGTCAGCGCCCTGGGTATGGGCTGCTGGGCGATCGCCGGCCCGTGGGCCGAGGGGCGTATGCCGCTGGGCTGGGGCGCCGTCGACGACGAGGAGTCCGTGCGGGCGGTCCGCCGCGCCCTCGACCTCGGGGTGACCCTCTTCGACACCGCCGACAGCTACGGCGCGGGACACGGCGAACGGGTCCTCGGGCGGGCCCTGGCCGGACGCCGTGACACGGCGGTTATCGCCACCAAGTGGGGATACACGTTCGACGAGCGGACCCGGCAGGCCATCGGTCCCGACGCCTCACCGGCACACCTGCGGCGGGCGGTGCGGGAGTCGCTGCGGCGCCTCGGGACCGACCGGATCGACCTCTACCAGCTGCACCTGGCCGACCTGCCGGTGCCCCAGGCGCACGAGCTGATCGGCGCGTTGGAGGAGCTGGTGGCCGATGGCCTGGTCCGCGCGTACGGCTGGAGCACCGACCGGGCCGACCGGGCGGCGGCCTTCGGGCACGATGCCCCGCACGCCGCCGCCGTGCAGCACAGCCTGTCGGTGTTGCGTGACGCACCCGACCTGCTCGCCGTCTGCGAGAAGTACGACCTGGCCAGCGTCAACCGTGGTCCGCTCGGCATGGGCCTGCTCACCGGCAAGTACCGCCCCGAGTCGGTGCTGCCCCGCGACGACGTGCGGGGGATGACCTCGGGTTGGCTGGAGTGGTTCCGGGGCGGGCGGCCGGCGCCGGAGTGGCTGCGCCGGGTGCACTCGGTCCGGGCGGCGTTGACCGCCGACGGACGCACCCTGGCCCAGGGGGCACTGGGCTGGATCTGGGCGCGCAGCGATCGGGCCGTCCCGATTCCCGGCTGCCGCACCGTCGCCCAGGTCGAGGAGAACGCCGCCGCGCTCGCTCTCGGCCCGCTCGCCCCCGACCACTTCGCCGAGGTGGAACGGCGACTCGCCGCCGTGCGGTCCGCCGCGCTACGGGAGGCGGATCGCCCCTACTGGCCCAGCCCTATGCTGCCCACCGCCCGCCCCTGA
- a CDS encoding elongation factor G-like protein EF-G2 has translation MAQRSQDKGAAGVPAVTDPARIRNVVLVGHSGAGKTTLVEALLAATGTIARAGSVTDGTTVCDHDPAAVRQQRSVALACAPLEHDGIKVNLLDTPGYADFVGELRAGLRAADAALFVVSAVDGMDAATAALWEECAAVDMPRAVAVARLDHPRADFDEAVALCQRVFGDNVLPLYLPMLGDDGESTVGLLGLITRRVFDYTGGLPAQVREPDPEHLPAIVESRNELIEGIIAESEDETLMDRYLEGEEIDAGILVEDLEKAVARGHFYPVVPVCAATGVGLDALLEVLTAGFPAPPEHALPAVTGVDGSPRPPLACDPDGPLVAEVVRTTIDRHVGRVCVVRVFSGTLRPEQTVHVSGHGLAERGHPDHDADERIAHLYSPLGAALREVGVAVAGDICAITKSGSAETGDTISAKESPLLIAPWEMPEPLLPVAIVAKSRSDEDALARNLGRLVAGDPTMRLERNPETHQLVLWCMGEAHADVVLDRLRAGGVELDTEPVRVALRETLTVPARGHGRHVKQSGGHGQYAVCDIEVEPLPRGGGFEFVDRVVGGAVPHNYIPSVEKGVRAQLERGLVAGHPVMDLRVTLVDGKAHSVDSSDAAFQTAGALALRDAADRGQPALLEPVDEVTVRVPDVNVGAVMGDLSGRRGRVLGTEPDPASEGRTLVRAEVPATELLRYAVELRAMTSGAGTFRRHFVRYDAMPAHLADQLRKEHG, from the coding sequence ATGGCGCAGAGGAGTCAGGACAAGGGGGCCGCCGGCGTACCGGCGGTGACCGATCCCGCCAGGATCCGCAACGTGGTGCTCGTCGGGCACTCCGGGGCGGGCAAGACGACGCTCGTCGAAGCGCTGCTCGCGGCTACCGGAACGATCGCCCGGGCCGGCTCGGTCACCGACGGCACCACCGTCTGCGATCACGATCCGGCCGCCGTACGCCAGCAGCGTTCGGTCGCGCTGGCCTGCGCGCCGCTGGAACACGACGGGATCAAGGTCAACCTGCTGGACACGCCGGGCTATGCCGACTTCGTCGGTGAGCTGCGCGCCGGGCTGCGGGCCGCCGACGCCGCGCTGTTCGTGGTCTCCGCCGTCGACGGGATGGACGCGGCCACCGCGGCGCTGTGGGAGGAGTGCGCGGCGGTGGACATGCCCCGGGCGGTCGCGGTGGCCCGGCTGGACCATCCCCGCGCCGACTTCGACGAGGCGGTGGCGTTGTGCCAGCGGGTCTTCGGCGACAACGTGCTCCCGCTCTACCTGCCGATGCTCGGTGACGACGGCGAATCCACGGTCGGCCTGCTGGGGTTGATCACGCGGCGGGTCTTCGACTACACGGGCGGGCTGCCGGCGCAGGTGCGCGAGCCCGACCCGGAGCACCTGCCGGCCATCGTCGAGTCCCGCAACGAGCTGATCGAGGGGATCATCGCGGAGAGCGAGGACGAGACCCTGATGGACCGGTACCTCGAAGGTGAGGAGATCGACGCCGGCATCCTGGTGGAGGACTTGGAGAAGGCCGTCGCGCGGGGCCACTTCTATCCGGTGGTACCGGTCTGCGCGGCGACCGGGGTCGGCCTGGACGCGTTGCTGGAGGTGCTCACCGCCGGTTTTCCCGCCCCGCCGGAGCACGCACTGCCCGCGGTCACCGGGGTGGACGGCTCCCCACGGCCGCCGCTGGCCTGCGACCCGGACGGCCCGCTGGTGGCCGAGGTGGTGCGGACCACCATCGACCGGCATGTCGGGCGGGTCTGCGTGGTCCGGGTCTTCTCCGGCACGCTGCGCCCCGAGCAGACCGTGCACGTGTCCGGGCACGGTCTGGCCGAGCGCGGGCACCCCGACCACGATGCCGACGAACGGATCGCCCATCTCTACAGCCCGCTCGGCGCCGCCCTGCGGGAGGTCGGCGTGGCGGTGGCCGGTGACATCTGCGCGATCACCAAGTCCGGCAGCGCGGAGACCGGCGACACCATCTCCGCCAAGGAGAGCCCGCTGCTGATCGCGCCGTGGGAGATGCCGGAGCCGTTGCTGCCGGTGGCGATCGTGGCGAAGTCCCGGTCCGACGAGGACGCCCTGGCCCGTAACCTCGGCCGGCTGGTGGCCGGCGACCCGACGATGCGGCTGGAGCGCAACCCGGAGACCCACCAACTGGTGCTGTGGTGCATGGGCGAGGCGCATGCCGACGTGGTCCTCGACCGGCTGCGCGCGGGCGGGGTGGAGCTGGACACCGAGCCGGTGCGGGTGGCGCTGCGGGAGACGCTGACCGTGCCGGCCCGGGGGCACGGCCGGCACGTCAAGCAGTCCGGCGGCCATGGTCAGTACGCCGTCTGCGACATCGAGGTGGAGCCGCTGCCGCGCGGTGGCGGCTTCGAGTTCGTCGACCGGGTGGTCGGCGGCGCGGTGCCGCACAACTACATCCCCTCGGTGGAGAAGGGGGTACGCGCCCAGCTGGAACGCGGCCTGGTCGCCGGCCACCCGGTGATGGATCTGCGGGTCACCCTGGTCGACGGCAAGGCGCACAGCGTGGACTCCTCCGACGCGGCGTTCCAGACCGCCGGGGCGCTGGCCCTGCGCGACGCCGCCGACCGGGGGCAGCCGGCGCTGCTGGAGCCGGTCGACGAGGTGACGGTACGGGTGCCCGACGTCAACGTGGGCGCGGTGATGGGCGACCTGTCCGGGCGGCGCGGCCGGGTGCTCGGCACCGAACCGGACCCGGCGTCGGAGGGCCGCACCCTGGTACGCGCCGAGGTGCCCGCCACGGAACTACTGCGTTACGCCGTGGAGCTGCGGGCGATGACCTCGGGCGCCGGCACCTTCCGACGTCACTTCGTCCGCTACGACGCGATGCCCGCCCACCTGGCCGACCAGCTGCGCAAGGAGCACGGCTGA
- the pgsA gene encoding phosphatidylinositol phosphate synthase — protein sequence MAKIFQVSARAGMTRVVEPIARSLLRAGVTPNAVTVAGTLGVLVGALGFGARGHLVAGALIVTVFALTDLLDGTMARMSGGSTRFGAFLDSSMDRVADSAVFGAVAFYLATEGNQAGVAAALICLAAGGLVSYVKARAEGLGMTCNVGIAERTERLLIVGVGGLLAGFGLTVALPIALWLLAAVSLFTVGQRMRHVYRQAQQVDVPGGHG from the coding sequence ATGGCGAAGATCTTCCAAGTGTCGGCCCGCGCGGGGATGACCCGCGTCGTCGAGCCGATCGCCCGTAGCCTGCTGCGCGCGGGCGTAACTCCCAACGCGGTCACCGTCGCGGGCACCCTGGGCGTGCTCGTCGGCGCGCTCGGCTTCGGTGCCCGCGGCCATCTGGTCGCCGGTGCGCTGATCGTGACGGTCTTCGCGCTCACCGACCTGCTCGACGGGACGATGGCCCGGATGAGCGGCGGGTCGACCCGGTTCGGCGCGTTCCTCGACTCCAGCATGGACCGGGTGGCCGACAGCGCGGTGTTCGGCGCGGTCGCCTTCTACCTGGCCACCGAGGGCAACCAGGCGGGCGTGGCCGCCGCGTTGATCTGCCTGGCCGCGGGCGGCCTCGTGTCGTACGTCAAGGCCCGCGCCGAAGGGCTCGGGATGACCTGCAACGTGGGCATCGCCGAGCGTACGGAGCGACTGCTGATCGTCGGTGTCGGCGGCCTGCTCGCCGGGTTCGGCCTGACGGTGGCGCTGCCGATCGCGCTCTGGCTGCTCGCGGCGGTGTCCCTGTTCACCGTCGGTCAGCGGATGCGACACGTGTACCGGCAGGCCCAGCAGGTCGACGTGCCGGGCGGCCACGGGTGA
- a CDS encoding phosphatidylinositol mannoside acyltransferase gives MNLTELGFAAAWRLVRVLPRPVAAAAFDAVADSAHRRRGPGATRLRANLRRVVGPELPEAELDDLARRGLRSYARYWMEAFRLPALSREQLLAGFRLDRADVLAADVAAGRGAVVALPHAGNWDTAGAWVAANGWPLSTVAERLKPEGVFERFVAFRQGLGMEILPTNGGARPAIDVLTDRLAAGAVVPLLADRDLSTRGVEVNFFGGRTRMPAGPALLALRTGAPLYVASMWYEPDAACASLVGPLAVPGPEAGTLDVRVRSLTQLIADGLAAGIARHPEDWHMLQRMWLD, from the coding sequence GTGAACCTCACCGAGTTGGGATTCGCCGCCGCCTGGCGGCTGGTCCGCGTGCTGCCCCGGCCGGTCGCCGCCGCCGCATTCGACGCCGTGGCCGACAGCGCCCACCGCCGCCGTGGGCCGGGCGCCACCCGGCTACGCGCCAACCTCCGCCGTGTGGTCGGTCCGGAACTGCCCGAGGCCGAGCTCGACGACCTGGCCCGCCGGGGCCTGCGCTCGTACGCCCGCTACTGGATGGAGGCGTTCCGGCTGCCCGCGCTGAGCCGCGAGCAGCTCCTCGCCGGGTTCCGACTGGACCGCGCCGACGTGCTCGCCGCGGACGTGGCCGCCGGGCGCGGCGCGGTGGTGGCGCTGCCACACGCCGGGAACTGGGACACGGCCGGCGCCTGGGTGGCCGCCAACGGCTGGCCGCTGTCCACCGTCGCCGAGCGGCTGAAGCCGGAGGGTGTCTTCGAGCGCTTCGTCGCCTTCCGGCAGGGCCTGGGCATGGAGATCCTGCCCACCAACGGCGGCGCCCGGCCGGCGATCGACGTGCTCACCGACCGGCTGGCCGCCGGGGCGGTGGTACCCCTGCTGGCCGACCGCGACCTCTCCACCCGTGGCGTGGAGGTCAACTTCTTTGGCGGCCGGACCCGGATGCCGGCCGGCCCGGCGCTGCTCGCGCTGCGCACCGGCGCGCCGCTGTACGTGGCCTCGATGTGGTACGAACCGGATGCGGCGTGCGCCTCGCTGGTGGGCCCGCTGGCGGTGCCGGGGCCCGAGGCGGGCACCCTCGACGTGCGGGTCCGGTCGCTGACCCAGCTGATCGCCGACGGTCTCGCGGCGGGCATCGCCCGGCATCCGGAAGACTGGCACATGCTGCAACGGATGTGGCTGGACTGA
- a CDS encoding glycosyltransferase family 4 protein codes for MRIGIVCPYSFDVPGGVQNHVMDLAEALIGLGHEVSVLAPADEDSALPPYVVSAGRSVPLPYNGSVARIAFGPVSTARVRRWITRGDFDVLHVHEPLALSLSMLAVLSARGPVVATFHTAMTRSRMLAAAQGVLQIVLERITARIAVSALARKVQVEHLDGGAVEIPNGVAVVKFAGVEPLPGWPGECAPGTGGTLGFLGRFTESRKGFPILRDAFVELARQRPGLRLLVAGPGDPDDLFARFPSDLRDRVTFLGLVSEEEKARMLRSVHLYVAPNTGGESFGMILTEALAAGTTVVASDLDAFRRVLDGGRAGRLFPTGDAATLRATLSQLLDDPAQRAELTACGDQVVANFDWPVVARRVLEVYAAAIEATDGRVIDQEWVGLT; via the coding sequence ATGCGGATCGGCATCGTCTGCCCGTACTCCTTCGACGTACCCGGCGGGGTGCAGAACCATGTCATGGACCTGGCGGAGGCGCTGATCGGGCTCGGGCACGAGGTGAGCGTCCTCGCCCCGGCGGACGAGGATTCGGCGCTGCCGCCGTACGTGGTGTCGGCCGGCAGGTCGGTGCCGCTGCCGTACAACGGCTCGGTGGCCCGGATCGCGTTCGGTCCGGTCTCCACCGCCCGGGTACGCCGCTGGATCACCCGGGGCGACTTCGACGTGCTGCACGTGCACGAGCCGCTCGCGCTGAGCCTGTCCATGCTCGCCGTGCTCTCCGCCCGGGGGCCGGTGGTGGCCACCTTCCACACCGCGATGACCCGCTCCCGGATGCTCGCCGCCGCCCAGGGCGTGCTCCAGATCGTCCTGGAGCGGATCACCGCGCGGATCGCGGTCAGCGCCCTGGCCCGCAAGGTGCAGGTCGAGCACCTGGACGGCGGGGCGGTGGAGATTCCCAACGGGGTGGCGGTGGTCAAGTTCGCCGGGGTCGAGCCGCTGCCCGGCTGGCCGGGTGAGTGCGCGCCGGGCACCGGCGGCACGCTCGGCTTCCTCGGCCGCTTCACCGAGTCCCGCAAGGGGTTCCCGATCCTGCGCGACGCCTTCGTCGAGCTGGCCCGGCAGCGTCCCGGCCTGCGCCTGCTGGTCGCCGGCCCCGGTGACCCGGACGACCTGTTCGCCCGCTTTCCGTCGGACCTGCGGGACCGGGTCACCTTCCTCGGCCTGGTCTCCGAGGAGGAGAAGGCGCGGATGCTGCGCAGCGTGCACCTCTACGTCGCGCCGAACACCGGCGGCGAGTCGTTCGGCATGATCCTCACCGAGGCGCTCGCGGCCGGCACCACCGTCGTCGCCAGCGACCTGGACGCCTTCCGCCGGGTGCTCGACGGCGGCCGGGCCGGCCGGCTGTTCCCGACCGGCGACGCGGCGACCCTGCGTGCGACGCTTTCGCAGTTGCTTGACGACCCGGCTCAGCGGGCCGAGTTGACCGCCTGCGGTGATCAGGTGGTGGCGAATTTCGACTGGCCCGTGGTTGCCCGCCGGGTTCTGGAGGTATACGCAGCGGCGATCGAGGCCACCGACGGGCGGGTGATCGACCAGGAGTGGGTGGGGTTGACCTGA
- the pdxS gene encoding pyridoxal 5'-phosphate synthase lyase subunit PdxS → MSETTSPNTATPVVGTARVKRGMAEMLKGGVIMDVVTPEQAKIAEDAGAVAVMALERVPADIRAQGGVSRMSDPDMIDGIINAVSIPVMAKARIGHFVEAQILQSLGVDYVDESEVLTPADYANHIDKWAFTVPFVCGATNLGEALRRITEGAAMIRSKGEAGTGDVSNATTHMRKIRQEIRRLTSLPADELFVAAKELQAPYELVKEIAETGKLPVVLFTAGGIATPADAAMMMQLGAEGVFVGSGIFKSGNPAQRAAAIVKATTFHDDPDVLAKVSRGLGEAMVGINVDDIPQPHRLAERGW, encoded by the coding sequence GTGTCCGAGACGACTTCCCCGAACACCGCCACCCCGGTCGTCGGCACCGCCCGTGTGAAGCGCGGCATGGCCGAGATGCTCAAGGGTGGTGTGATCATGGATGTGGTCACCCCCGAGCAGGCCAAGATCGCCGAGGACGCCGGCGCGGTCGCGGTGATGGCCCTCGAACGGGTACCCGCGGACATCCGCGCCCAGGGCGGGGTGTCCCGGATGAGCGACCCCGACATGATCGACGGCATCATCAACGCGGTCTCCATCCCGGTGATGGCCAAGGCCCGCATCGGCCACTTCGTCGAGGCGCAGATCCTCCAGTCCCTCGGGGTCGACTACGTCGACGAGTCCGAGGTGCTCACCCCGGCCGACTACGCCAACCACATCGACAAGTGGGCGTTCACCGTGCCGTTCGTCTGCGGCGCGACGAACCTGGGCGAGGCGCTGCGTCGGATCACCGAGGGCGCCGCCATGATCCGCTCCAAGGGCGAGGCCGGCACCGGTGACGTCTCCAACGCCACCACCCACATGCGGAAGATCCGCCAGGAGATCCGCCGCCTGACGTCCCTGCCGGCCGACGAGCTGTTCGTCGCGGCGAAGGAGTTGCAGGCACCGTACGAGCTGGTCAAGGAGATCGCCGAGACCGGCAAGCTGCCGGTGGTGCTCTTCACCGCCGGTGGTATCGCCACCCCGGCCGACGCGGCGATGATGATGCAGCTCGGCGCCGAGGGGGTCTTCGTCGGCTCCGGCATCTTCAAGTCCGGCAACCCGGCCCAGCGGGCCGCCGCCATCGTGAAGGCGACCACCTTCCACGACGACCCGGACGTGCTGGCCAAGGTTTCCCGGGGCCTCGGCGAGGCGATGGTCGGCATCAACGTCGACGACATCCCGCAGCCGCACCGCCTCGCCGAACGCGGCTGGTGA
- the pdxT gene encoding pyridoxal 5'-phosphate synthase glutaminase subunit PdxT: MTAPVIGVLALQGDVREHVTALTAAGAQARPVRRAAELDAVDGLVIPGGESTTISKLVDIFELRDPIDKRIAAGMPVYGSCAGMIMLASEVLDGRPDQRGFDGIAMTVRRNAFGRQVDSFEAPVEITGVPGGPLHAVFIRAPWVERVGDGVEVLGTVSDGPAAGRIVAVRQHNLLATSFHPELTGDPRLHAYFVDLVHAAR; this comes from the coding sequence GTGACGGCACCCGTGATCGGTGTGCTCGCCCTTCAGGGCGACGTCCGCGAGCACGTCACGGCGCTGACCGCGGCGGGCGCGCAGGCCCGTCCGGTACGCCGAGCGGCGGAACTGGACGCGGTCGACGGACTGGTCATCCCGGGCGGGGAGTCCACCACGATCAGCAAGCTGGTCGACATCTTCGAGCTGCGCGACCCGATCGACAAGCGGATCGCCGCCGGCATGCCGGTCTACGGCTCCTGCGCCGGGATGATCATGTTGGCCAGCGAGGTTCTCGACGGCCGGCCGGACCAGCGCGGCTTCGACGGCATCGCGATGACCGTCCGCCGCAACGCCTTCGGCCGGCAGGTCGACTCCTTCGAAGCGCCGGTGGAGATCACCGGAGTCCCGGGCGGGCCGTTGCACGCGGTCTTCATCCGCGCGCCCTGGGTCGAGCGGGTCGGCGATGGCGTGGAGGTGCTCGGCACGGTGTCCGACGGACCGGCCGCCGGCCGGATCGTCGCCGTACGCCAGCACAACCTGCTGGCCACCTCGTTCCACCCGGAACTCACCGGCGATCCCCGCCTGCACGCCTACTTCGTCGACCTGGTCCACGCCGCCCGCTGA